Genomic DNA from Triticum dicoccoides isolate Atlit2015 ecotype Zavitan chromosome 4B, WEW_v2.0, whole genome shotgun sequence:
ctccgtcccaaaataagtgtctcaactttatactaactctagtacaaacaaagttgtactaagcttcagacacttattttgggacggagggagtatttgcttaTGTGAGATACAAATGGGACTTTACAACCTATCAGTTTATCACCATGCAATATTGTTCAGTCATGGGCGGGCTCACAGTCCTATTTCCTCCGAAACTGGTGCAAAACTACAGTCCATGCACACCAAGTTTCAGGGATGTGCATGTATTCTGAAGCTGCCGTGGGCATAAACTGTGATTCATCAATGCCCGTCCATgagctcacacacacacacaaacacacacacacacacacgagagagagagagagaaagggacagCCCGGCATGGCAGGGAACACGGCCCGCTAAAAAGTTTTAAAGAACTGATGATATCAAGGAGCACGCACCTGTGCGTGTGCGCATACCATCGAGCACCTTGCGTGCATGCCGGCCTGGCCCCTCCCACGCGGCCACGCCACTTCAACCCGGCCGCCATAGATCGATCTCAGGACAGTGGAATCCGTATCGAGCAATGATCCGCAGCCCCCAACTTGAATGATTTCATGACGGCATCATGTGGATGCCCGAATCCACCAAAGAGAGACAAAAAAGGAAGAGGAGTAAATCATTGTGGGAGCACCCAAGGATTGCGCGCGGTTGCCATCGCACTCGATTGGGCGCGGGCAAATGGATGGGGTGGGGTGATCAGGGACAGGGAGCATCGTGGGCTAGCGCGGATCAGGATGTACGTAGCAGGGGATAATCTCGCCCGCGGCTCACGGAGGAGGATGCGCGCCCCTGCCCGGACCAGGAGCAGAGCAGGACCAGGATGAGAGCAATGTGCACGTTGAAGGTGGACAGAGTCGACGATGATCCATGGCTCAGATTGCATGCCAAGTAGGTGGTCATCAGGTGAAGCAGAGTCAGAGGGAGCTTTTGGATCATATTAATTATACTACCACAAATAGTACTAGTAGAATGAAAGTTTGTAAACCTTATGACGATCAGACTAAATTACAGTCCCAAATGCCTGCCTAAGGTTAAAGATCTTGTAACTGAGAGCCATCAAGGGCATGTGCTCCTGTACTTGTGACCTTGTGATGTATGTTGCGGAATGGTGTTTTGGATATTATAATGTTTCATTGTTTGTGATATGTGGGATATAAAAGATCGTTATATATGTTTTGTTGCAGGGTAAATCGGAAAACAAATTTGAAACCCTGTTGCTGACTGAAGATTTGTTGAGTGTTACACTTGGTAAAGGCATGTGTGTAGAGTGAGTGCCACACTCGATCGGCGGAGTTGTTATGTGGGGTGATCTGGTAACTCCTAGGAGGCTTCGCTTCGCCGAGTGTCCACAAAAGGCGCTTGACAAAAGCCGAAATGTGGCACGTCCTCGGAGCGTGGCAGCCGGATGGTATGCCGAGTGTTGACATTCGGCGGAGAGCATGTGTCTTTGCGGAACCAACGGTCCACGTGGCACCCTTATGTGCATCGGCCTTCGTCGAGCGTTGGCGCACGACAAAGAGAATCTGTGTTTGCCGAGTGTTGGCTTTCGGCGAACTGGCAATGCCACATGGCGACCTCCTGTGCATTGCCCTTGGCCGAGCGTTAGCACTCGACAAAGAGCTTATTTGCCAAATATCTATCTTCGATGAACTAAAGGGACACATGGCGACCTTTTGCGCGTCGGCTTTTGCCGAGTCTACCCGGCAAGCACTCAACACACACTGGTGCCACATGGCAATCACAGTTTCGTCGGTCGTCTGTCAAGCCACTTTATTGTGCTGAGCACCCATGCATGCCCGCCGCTCAACAAAACCTTTACCTGGTGCCCGACAGAAGGAACTCAACAAACCTCATTTTTGTCCGGAGGATGTATGTTGAGCAGCCTTCGCCAAGTAGAACACTCGACAAAGCCTTTGCCGGCAAAAGCGCTGATTCAAGTAGTGGTAACTACTGTAGCCAAGGTCTGTAATGACACCTAGCTTGGAGGTCCATCCTCCGCTGGCCGACACCAATGCCACCTCGTTACCCGTATGACAGCTTACGACGCCTCGTCGATGTCCACCTCCGCTAAGGACACAACCTTAACGATGCTCCACATATCCATCTAAGTGCTGGGACAACTTATTTCAGCGTCAGGCAGGCACATTCGACGCTCTGACGACATTGGTCCTCAAACCCTTTTTCTTTGTCTTCACGCAATTCTGTCATCCGCTTGGTTCGATTGGCCCGTTGGTTTTCCAGATCACCTTAGCGAATGAGCTCGCCAATCGCCATATATATGATGCCGCATGGACGACGATACGAGCGGTGTAGAGAAAGCTAAGCCAGAGGGTCTCATTCCCCTACCTCACAGTGCCGAAGAGGTGCGGTGGCTAGATGCGAGGGAAACCGAGTAGATTTTGGGGACGGCCAAAAAGTTGTTCCTAGCTAGACCTCGTGCGTTCTCTAGTGATTCTATATTTCACGTAAACTCGGATTGTATCCGTGAGGCACGCAGCCTTGATTATCCTTATCAATAAAGCTTGAAATTCTCTCAAGAAACAGAGATAAATTTGACAAAATTAGGCTTGAACCTCTGTATTTCGTTTTTTTAGGCAAACCTCTCTATTTCGTAGAAATGGAAAGGTAGAAGTCATGTCCAGGTCCAGCCCAACGAGGAGAACCATCTGACAAAGTCCAACTTATCGCCACGAAGAGAGCTTGTAAGCCCACTGGGCCCAAGCCGCCTCCAGAACAACACCAATTCACCACCGATGCAGAGGCTCTCGCAGGTCGCGCTCCGCCGCCTCCTGTCGCCGCCGTCGGCCGCGGCAGCCGCTCGCCGGGCAGCGCCGGCGGCCGCGGAGGCATGTTTCAGCGGAGCAGTACCTATCCTACGCCGCGCCGGTGGCGCCGAGGTACGCTCCCCGGTCCCTCCTGGGTTCTGGGTTCTGGGTTCCTTCCACGCCATGCTCTAAGCTTCCTGATTCGTGTGGTCTGGTTTGGGCTCTAGGTCGCGGCGGGCGGTTGGAGTGGCGGATCTGGGATCCTCTTGTGCCGCAGGCTCTGCACCTACAACGAGAGAGGTACTATGTGGCCAGTGCCCAGTGGCTTCATTTCACTTCCTCAAATCTATGATGTTTCGCTGTTCATGGGACACACTGATGAAAATTGGGGTCAAAATGGCCATGAGTTACCGTGTGTTTTTTGGCTGTGGATGGTGATTGTTTGATTGGTGTACGATGTACATGTGCCTGGATCAGTGAATGTGAGATTGGTGTATAGGGGACCAAGAGGCGTGTTTAATTGTTTCACCGTCTCGCCGGTAATCGCTTTCGCTGGATAATGGTGTTATCAGTTTGATCCGGTGGTTCCTGCGTCCGTCCTGTAATTCTAGTGTTTTTCTTCGAGAATACCCTGGTCCCAAACTCACCTTGTCAGACTGGTGGTGGTGCCTGTAGAATTAATTGCCTTACAGCAGGATCACTaatcactactccctccgtccggaaatacttgtcatcaaaatggataaaaggggatgtatctagacgtattttagttctagatacatctctttttatcgattttgatgacaagtatttttggacggagggagtatgacttAGTAAGTTATGTTTCAGTGTTTATGTTCTGTATCCACATCCACATACTCTTATGTCACTATACAAGTATGGGGCTATGCTGTGGTAACTTGTGTTGAAAGTAATTTGTGAAAAAGAAATTCAGGTGTTCCTTTATTTTGCGGTTTTTGCTATTCTTTTTTTACTGTATGAATACTTCCGTCCAAGTGAAATCCATATATAGAATTGTCTAACTTGAACTAAAATGGTGCACAGATGACAGGGCACTTGAGGAGGAAGTTGAGAAGAAATTTGGATGGATATTAAAGATATTCTTCATAGGGACTGCTGGCCTTGTTGGTTGGCAATTCTTTCCCTACATGGGTATGATAGCGATTTCATATAATGTGCTAACAAATGTGCCACTTCTGGATACTCTCCTTATAGTTACCAGCTTAGAACATTATGCTGGTGAACTTGAAATTGCTTCTGTCTGACAAGTTTTCAGGGGATAACCTACTACAGCAATCCATTACGCTTTTACATGTCAAAGATCCCTTGTTCAAGCGGATGGGGGCTTCCAGATTAGCTCGTTTTGCCGTTGATGGTAACCAATTTTATCCAAGCATTTTTAGAGTTCTGTTGCAATTTATTTCTGCGTGC
This window encodes:
- the LOC119294586 gene encoding uncharacterized protein LOC119294586 translates to MQRLSQVALRRLLSPPSAAAAARRAAPAAAEACFSGAVPILRRAGGAEVAAGGWSGGSGILLCRRLCTYNERDDRALEEEVEKKFGWILKIFFIGTAGLVGWQFFPYMGDNLLQQSITLLHVKDPLFKRMGASRLARFAVDDERRMKVVEMGGAQEILNVLEGAKDDKTRKEALKALVALAKSDKAAGFLDKAGAYAIVASTPNSPEYAEIEACKASLLKTFDQLKS